A single genomic interval of Chlorogloeopsis sp. ULAP01 harbors:
- the purC gene encoding phosphoribosylaminoimidazolesuccinocarboxamide synthase — protein sequence MSVHTKLYEGKAKIIYPTDDPQIFLAVFKDDATAFNAQKRGRIQGKGDINCSISSKLFKELEARGIKTHFIDNPAPNQMRIEAVKILPLEVVVRNIAAGSLCQQTGLPLGTVLKQPLVEFYYKNDQLGDPLLTRDRLLLMELATVEQVNKITHLALQINEFLKDFFLECDITLVDFKLEFGLNSQQQLLLADEISPDTCRLWDISAENDPNRRVLDKDRFRRDLGNVEDAYQEVLRRVIKAVERE from the coding sequence ATGTCTGTCCACACTAAGTTATACGAAGGCAAAGCCAAAATTATCTATCCCACGGATGACCCGCAAATCTTTTTAGCTGTTTTCAAAGATGATGCTACAGCCTTTAACGCACAAAAACGCGGAAGAATACAAGGGAAAGGAGATATAAATTGTAGCATTTCTAGTAAATTATTCAAAGAATTGGAAGCACGTGGCATAAAAACCCACTTCATTGATAATCCTGCTCCTAATCAAATGCGGATAGAAGCAGTAAAAATTTTGCCGTTGGAAGTAGTTGTGAGAAATATTGCTGCTGGTAGTCTTTGTCAGCAAACAGGATTACCACTAGGAACTGTGCTAAAACAGCCCTTGGTGGAGTTTTATTATAAAAACGATCAATTAGGAGATCCTTTATTGACACGCGATCGCCTACTGTTGATGGAACTGGCGACTGTGGAACAAGTTAACAAAATTACCCATCTAGCACTGCAAATAAACGAATTTCTGAAGGACTTTTTCCTGGAGTGTGATATTACCCTTGTAGACTTCAAACTAGAATTTGGTTTGAATTCACAACAACAGTTGTTACTTGCGGATGAAATTAGTCCAGATACCTGCCGTTTATGGGATATTTCTGCGGAGAATGATCCTAACCGTCGTGTTTTGGATAAAGATCGGTTTCGCCGTGACTTAGGGAATGTAGAAGATG
- a CDS encoding glycosyltransferase family 1 protein, giving the protein MRIALFTETFLPKVDGIVTRLRHTVEHLQRRGDQVLVICPDGGMTEYKGAQIYGVSGFPLPLYPELKMALPRPAIGHILEKFQPDIVHVVNPAVLGIAGIFYSKMLNIPLVASYHTHLPQYLQHYGLGMLEGLLWELLKSAHNQAALNLCTSTAMMEELTAHGIERVNLWQRGVDTETFHPSSASEQMRARLSQNHPDSPLLLYVGRLSAEKEIERIKPILEAIPEARLALVGDGPHRANLEKYFSDTNTHFVGYLVGAELASAFASADAFVFPSRTETLGLVLLEAMAAGCPVVAARSGGIPDIVTDGVNGYLFDPQTGDAGAIAAAIRLLENKQEREIIRQNARQEAERWGWAAATRQLQDYYQKIIYSELPKAA; this is encoded by the coding sequence ATGAGGATTGCTCTATTTACCGAAACCTTTCTGCCCAAGGTTGACGGCATCGTTACGCGCTTGCGCCACACAGTTGAACACCTACAACGTAGGGGAGACCAAGTACTGGTAATTTGTCCAGATGGTGGTATGACTGAATATAAAGGGGCGCAAATATATGGTGTCTCTGGTTTTCCACTACCACTGTATCCAGAGTTAAAAATGGCACTACCGCGCCCAGCGATTGGTCATATTTTAGAAAAGTTTCAGCCAGATATTGTTCATGTAGTAAATCCAGCTGTTCTAGGGATAGCAGGCATATTTTATAGCAAAATGTTAAATATCCCGCTAGTAGCTTCTTATCATACCCATCTGCCCCAATATTTGCAACATTACGGTTTGGGAATGTTGGAAGGATTATTGTGGGAATTACTGAAATCTGCACACAACCAAGCAGCTTTAAATCTATGTACCTCCACAGCAATGATGGAGGAATTAACAGCACATGGTATTGAGCGAGTAAATTTGTGGCAACGGGGAGTAGATACAGAAACATTTCATCCCAGTTCAGCTTCCGAGCAAATGCGAGCGCGCCTGTCGCAAAATCATCCAGATAGCCCTTTGCTACTCTACGTTGGGCGTCTTTCTGCTGAAAAAGAAATTGAGCGCATTAAACCAATATTAGAAGCTATCCCCGAAGCAAGATTAGCACTTGTAGGAGATGGCCCTCACAGGGCAAACTTAGAAAAGTACTTTAGTGATACAAACACTCATTTTGTTGGGTATTTGGTTGGAGCAGAATTAGCCTCTGCATTTGCAAGCGCTGATGCTTTTGTCTTTCCTTCTCGTACAGAAACACTGGGATTGGTATTGCTAGAAGCAATGGCAGCTGGCTGCCCTGTAGTAGCGGCTCGTTCTGGCGGCATTCCCGATATTGTCACAGATGGCGTCAATGGATATTTGTTTGATCCCCAAACAGGCGATGCGGGTGCGATCGCAGCAGCAATTCGTCTACTAGAAAATAAACAAGAACGAGAAATTATCCGTCAAAATGCACGTCAAGAAGCAGAACGTTGGGGATGGGCAGCTGCCACTCGCCAATTACAAGATTATTATCAAAAGATAATTTATTCCGAGTTACCAAAAGCGGCATAA